In the Pygocentrus nattereri isolate fPygNat1 chromosome 19, fPygNat1.pri, whole genome shotgun sequence genome, one interval contains:
- the ngef gene encoding ephexin-1, which yields MAMTALFRGKWGQKAAEPSSPKPTAAPPPVKDDEEEDEEQLIRAPIRRNSRFYRSMRRKKLQSSSSEQQHSPSPSSRSHSDSSRSTAVSRSPISSRNHRDGAVGGASSWSPVATRDWRLRGEMEELSVRTGACSVQDQHTHSLSTDNNTLRLVQSGESGNTLENYSYSLNIVKSIPFLYQEYRDTSEQQEIEQRRQRDGLPTAGLGSESGVTVGSGVTVGSGMISPPALQLQLRNTGRSLSLWQNLEAVQNSGLLSRLSPQEVILQEAMFELVTSEASYYKSLELLERHFLQNSDLITSLSQSDIHFLFSNIADIMKASERFLMDLEHRIEESLQISDVCDIVYHHAVEHFHVFISYVINQVYQEKNYRRILQENTGFRESMAALENQPKVKGLSFTSFLILPFQRITRLKLLVQNILKKVEENTEREINAIKAHQELERIVKECNEGARKMSRTEELISIEKTLEFKSKSVPVISHSRWLLKKGEVLQMTGPKSTRTMKSRKLYHPIYLFLFNNLLLITKRSSNGEKFQVLDSCSRSMLRTEDMEDQGQMLAFVFVLKLLENQEDRPVSYMLKTSSMSEKLRWICALTPNRRTRFLSTSTHQPDSPQVQCIQSYSAQEPDELSIEMADVLHILERTDDGWMMGERLHDGERGWFPCRVVEEILSSEVRAQNLRECQRIQQAQGGQQGGTRAASRGRRATKTALYSPTWINQSEQEQ from the exons GCCCCTCCCCATCCTCAAGATCTCATTCAGACTCCAGTCGGAGCACAGCGGTCAGCAGATCCCCGATCTCATCCCGAAACCACCG CGATGGGGCGGTGGGTGGAGCCTCCTCTTGGTCGCCGGTAGCGACGAGAGATTGGCGGCTcagaggagagatggaggagctgAGCGTTCGGACCGGAGCCTGCAGTGTGCAggaccaacacacacactcactcagcaCAGACAACAATACACTCAG GTTAGTGCAGAGCGGAGAGAGCGGGAACACTCTGGAAAACTACAGCTACAGTTTAAACATTGTGAAGAGCATCC CATTCCTGTATCAGGAATATCGGGACACTTCGGAGCAGCAGGAGATCGAACAGCGGCGGCAGAGGGATGGCCTACCCACAGCAGGGCTGGGGTCGGAGTCAGGGGTCACGGTGGGGTCAGGGGTCACGGTGGGGTCAGGGATGATATCCCCTCCTGCcctgcagctacagctgagGAACACAGGGCGGTCGCTGAGCCTGTGGCAGAACCTGGAGGCCGTGCAGAACAGCGGCCTTCTGAGTCGGCTTTCACCGCAGGAGGTCATCCTGCAGGAG GCCATGTTCGAGTTGGTGACGTCTGAAGCATCGTATTATAAAAGTCTTGAGCTGCTGGAGCGTCACTTCCTGCAGAACTCGGACCTCATCACCagtctcagccaatcagacatACACTTCCTCTTCTCCAACATCGCTGACATCATGAAGGCAAGCGAGAG GTTCCTGATGGATCTGGAACACAGGATCGAAGAGTCTCTCCAGATATCAGACGTGTGTGATATCGTTTATCATCACGCTGTCGAGCACTTCCACGTCTTCATCAGCTATGTCATCAACCAGGTCTACCAGGAGAAGAACTACCGCCGTatact GCAGGAGAACACTGGTTTTCGGGAGAGCATGGCTGCCCTGGAGAACCAGCCGAAGGTTAAAGGCCTGTCATTCACCTCCTTTCTCATCCTCCCCTTCCAGAGAATCACACGCCTCAAACTGCTGGTGCAG AATATTCTGAAGAAGGTggaggagaacacagagagagaaatcaaCGCCATAAAGGCTCACCAGGAATTAGAGAGG ATTGTGAAGGAGTGTAACGAGGGAGCGAGAAAGATGAGCCGCACTGAAGAACTGATCAGCATCGAGAAAACACTCGAATTCAAATCaaag TCAGTTCCCGTGATCTCTCACTCACGCTGGCTCCTGAAGAAGGGCGAGGTTCTGCAGATGACAGGGCCGAAGAGCACTCGGACCATGAAGAGCCGAAAACTTTACCACCCCATCTACCTGTTCCTCTTCAACAACCTGCTGCTCATCACCAAACGCAGCTCCAA tggggAGAAGTTCCAGGTGCTGGACTCGTGCAGCCGTTCAATGTTGCGGACAGAGGACATGGAGGATCAGGGGCAGATGCTGGCCTTCGTCTTTGTTCTCAAACTGCTGGAGAACCAGGAGGACAGACCAGTTAGCTACATGCTAAAGACTAGCAGCAt GAGTGAAAAGCTGAGGTGGATCTGTGCGCTCACACCAAACCGCCGAACACGATTCCTCTCAACCAGTACACACCaaccag actCTCCACAGGTTCAGTGTATTCAGTCGTACTCCGCTCAGGAGCCTGATGAGCTCTCCATAGAAATGGCTGACGTCCTGCACATCCTGGAGAGAACCGACGATG GTTGGATGATGGGAGAGCGTCTGCACGACGGCGAGCGCGGCTGGTTCCCGTGCCGCGTGGTGGAGGAGATCCTGAGCTCAGAGGTCCGAGCCCAGAACCTGAGAGAGTGCCAGAGGATCCAGCAGGCCCAAGGTGGGCAACAAGGGGGCACCAGGGCCGCCTCCAGGGGGCGCCGTGCCACCAAAACTGCACTCTACAGCCCCACTTGgatcaaccaatcagagcaggAGCAGTGA